A genome region from Streptomyces antimycoticus includes the following:
- a CDS encoding carboxymuconolactone decarboxylase family protein: MRPRIDPQDADDFAVTPAGQVYLQEVSQSLNGILADRPPPNVHRTIANHPTLLPAMQPLMSHVAGDILPPRERELVILRTAWRSQASYVWAHHHAAGLFVGLTETEIARAASEDATGWTPFEAALLTAVDELHTKSAISDGTWKQLAERYSEEQILELLALAGTYKTLAFILNSCLVPVDSWMERPALLPVDPGQLTSGRHARPRESLPGSGAETWNRRIVLQNDTGLSQLTPSAAQPEPPLHEILVRYPDLMSTATQARETGSPLLLIRRNSSDIMPDTDGYSFSATHLFADSTGVPILAEVVEPHDTWNAHSALSKILDYAGSGARHWPLHILQRSLEYTAQLQDTTADGLLAEMGYPIDQGSFLRTIEGNLALGRLRMVIVASQFPPEFNRVISFLGQQLRPAEVYGVELRRFSDGSHAAYIPRVVT, from the coding sequence ATGCGGCCCAGGATCGATCCGCAGGACGCGGACGACTTCGCCGTCACACCGGCCGGCCAGGTCTACCTCCAGGAGGTCAGCCAGTCCTTGAACGGGATCCTCGCGGACCGGCCGCCGCCGAACGTCCACCGGACCATCGCCAACCACCCGACGCTGCTGCCCGCGATGCAGCCGCTGATGTCTCATGTGGCGGGCGATATCCTCCCGCCGCGCGAGCGCGAGCTCGTCATCCTGCGGACGGCGTGGCGTTCACAGGCGTCGTACGTCTGGGCGCATCACCATGCGGCGGGGCTCTTCGTCGGGCTGACCGAGACGGAGATCGCCCGAGCCGCCTCGGAGGACGCCACCGGCTGGACGCCGTTCGAAGCCGCCCTGCTCACAGCGGTCGACGAACTCCACACCAAGTCGGCGATCTCGGACGGCACGTGGAAGCAGCTCGCCGAGCGCTACAGCGAGGAGCAGATCCTCGAACTGCTGGCCCTCGCCGGCACGTACAAGACCCTGGCGTTCATCCTGAATTCCTGCCTGGTCCCGGTCGACAGCTGGATGGAGCGTCCGGCGCTGCTGCCGGTGGACCCGGGGCAGCTCACCTCCGGCAGACATGCCCGCCCGCGCGAGTCGCTTCCCGGATCGGGCGCCGAGACATGGAACCGACGCATCGTGTTGCAGAACGACACCGGGCTCTCGCAGCTCACACCCTCGGCGGCCCAACCCGAGCCGCCACTTCATGAGATTCTCGTCCGCTATCCGGACCTGATGTCCACGGCCACGCAGGCCCGCGAGACCGGCTCGCCGCTCCTGCTGATCCGCAGGAACTCCTCGGACATCATGCCGGACACGGACGGCTACTCCTTCAGCGCCACCCATCTGTTCGCCGATTCCACGGGTGTCCCGATTCTCGCCGAAGTGGTGGAACCGCACGACACCTGGAACGCGCACAGCGCGCTGTCCAAAATTCTCGACTACGCGGGCAGCGGGGCCCGGCACTGGCCGCTCCACATACTCCAGCGCTCGCTCGAGTACACCGCGCAATTGCAGGACACCACCGCGGACGGTTTGCTGGCGGAGATGGGCTATCCGATCGACCAGGGCTCGTTCCTGCGCACGATCGAGGGGAATCTGGCCCTGGGCAGGCTCCGTATGGTCATTGTGGCCAGCCAATTCCCGCCCGAATTCAACCGGGTCATCTCGTTCCTCGGCCAGCAGCTCCGCCCTGCCGAGGTGTACGGCGTCGAACTGCGCCGCTTCTCCGACGGGTCGCACGCGGCATACATACCGCGGGTGGTCACCTGA
- a CDS encoding O-methyltransferase has protein sequence MANQVGLPAALSEYIREFSLREDEVLRQLRETTAELPAGTAMQVMPEEGQLLTLLAGLTPARRILEIGTFTGYSTLCLARALAPGGQLVTCDITDRWASIGADYWAKAGVEGRIDLRVGDAADTLEAILAEEGPGTFDFVFIDADKQGYPHYYEMALTLLGDRGLIVVDNTLFFGKVVDPEAQDVDTAGIRAFNKLVHDDPRVEMSLVPMADGITLIRKKSPAGE, from the coding sequence ATGGCGAACCAGGTAGGTCTCCCGGCCGCGCTCTCGGAGTACATCCGGGAGTTCTCCCTGCGCGAGGACGAGGTCCTGCGGCAGCTGCGCGAGACGACGGCGGAGCTTCCCGCGGGCACCGCGATGCAGGTCATGCCCGAGGAGGGCCAGCTCCTGACGCTGCTGGCCGGTCTCACCCCGGCGAGAAGGATCCTGGAGATCGGCACGTTCACCGGGTACAGCACCCTGTGCCTGGCCCGGGCGCTCGCGCCCGGCGGACAGCTCGTCACGTGTGACATCACCGACCGCTGGGCGAGCATCGGCGCCGACTACTGGGCCAAGGCCGGTGTCGAGGGGCGGATCGACCTGCGCGTCGGCGACGCGGCCGACACCCTCGAGGCGATCCTCGCGGAGGAGGGCCCCGGCACATTCGACTTCGTGTTCATCGACGCCGACAAGCAGGGCTACCCGCACTACTACGAGATGGCGCTGACGCTCCTCGGCGACCGCGGCCTGATCGTGGTCGACAACACGCTGTTCTTCGGCAAGGTCGTGGACCCCGAGGCGCAGGACGTCGACACCGCCGGGATCCGCGCGTTCAACAAGCTGGTCCACGACGATCCGCGGGTCGAGATGTCGCTGGTCCCCATGGCGGACGGCATCACGCTGATCCGCAAGAAATCGCCCGCGGGTGAGTGA